DNA from Brevibacterium sp. 'Marine':
GCGGTCGGTTGACCGACCGGAGAGTCCACCTCAGGGTAAGTTCCACACACGGAAAATGCGAGGAACACTCAGCTGTTTCTTGAGAAAAGGCGGCAGTTTCTTGCCAAATGGGATGGAATCCGTGGCGCTCGGGCCTCAGAGGTGGATCGTGACGTCGGCCTGCTTGCGCAGCTTCTTCGCGTACTTCTGAGTCGCCTCGGTGGACTTCTGGTTCTTCACCTGTTCCTTGAGCTGGGGGCGCATCTCGTCGATCGGAGGCATCTCTTGCTGGCCCTGGCCGCCCTGCGCAGCCATCTGCTCCTGCTGGGACTTCGCCTGTTCATAGGCTTGTCCGATCTCTTCGCCGGTGACCTCGAACTCCCCGTATTCGTCCTCGATGAGTCCTTCGATCTTCAGCTGGTTCTTCAGCTCCGAGCGGACCTTCTTCTCATCCATTCCCTGGTCCTTCATGGCCTTGAGGAAGTCCTTCTCGCTCATCTGCCCCGATTTCGCGGACTCCTTGAGCCCCTTGTCGATGTCCTTGTCCGTCACGTCGATCTTGCGCTTGTCGGCTTCCTGGACGAGCACTTCGGTGCTCACGAGGTTCTCAGCGGTCTGCTTCTTCAGGCCCTTCTCATCGACCGGCTGGCCGGACTGCTGGGCCTGCATCTGCATCTGCTGGTACTGGGTTTCGAAGAGGGGGACGAACTCGTCCTTCGTGATCTTCTTGCCGTTGACCTCGGCGACCACTTCGGGGATGTCCTTCGTGTTGGGTTTGCCCTGCTGGCCCTGTTGGTCTTGGGCGGAGTCGGCGCCGGGGGACTGTTCGGCTGCGGCCGAGGACTCCTTCGGCTTTGCTTCGTCATCCTGACTTCCGCAGGCGGCCAGCGCCACCACGGAGACGGACATGGCCAGGCCCAGCAGCCACCGGTTCGTTCGCACATTCACTCCTGCTCATCGGTTTCAGCCTGTCAGGCTAACAGGGGCGACTCCCCGAAGAATGTGTGGAGTATGTGCGTCACTTGGCAAGGGATATTGCGGTAGGTGGATTCGGGTACACTGCGGCTACCGCAATTGCACGGAGGGTGGCCCGTGCCATCCGCAGCGAAGGGAGTCGGCCATGGAATCGACGTTTCGCGGGGTGTTCCTCACCTGCACCGACGCCGAGGCGACCGCCGCCTTCTATCGGGAGATCGCGGGGCTGCCGCTGACGACCGCAGGCGATGAGGAGTACGCGTACTTCGTCGTCGAAGCCGGGGGAGTGCAGCTGGCTCTGCATTCGGCCGAGGCCTTCGCCGACTATGCGTTCCCGCCGGTGGCCGAGTCGAATCTCACGCACCTGTACTTTCGGATCCCGGATCAGGCGGAGTTCCTGACGCGGATCAGACACGCGGGCACTCCGCTTGTGGCCGTCGACGATGTCGTCGTCACGGTCGAGGACCCCGACGGCCGGAAGGTCATGTTCGGCACCGCGTGAGGATTGCTGTCAGCCCGGCCCTGAGGTCGGTGACGAAGTCATCCGGTGCTTCGAGGGATGGGAAATGGCCCCCTTTCCGGGCCGCCTGCCAGCGGACGATGCGCCGGTAGCGTTCCTGCGACAGCACTCGAGGATACTTCTCGATGTCGCACGGGTACATCGTGATCGCCGTGGGAACGTCGACGCGCAGATCGGGATCGAGAGAGTCGTGGCTTTCGAAATAGATCCGCGCCGAGGAGGCACCGGTGCGCGTCAGCCAATAGAGCGAGACGTTGTCGAGCAGGCGGTCGCGGTCGATCGTCTCGAACGGACTGTCGCGAGTATCCGTCCATTCGGCGAACTTGTCGAGGATCCACGCCAACTGACCGACGGGCGAGTCGACGAGGGAATAGCCGATGGTCTGCGGCCGCGTGGCCTGCTGGTGCGCATAGGCGGCACGATGAGTCCAGAAGTCCTCAGCGTCGAGAGCCCATGCGCGCTCACCTGCTGTCAGCTCGTTGAGTGATGCGCCGGGGATGCCGGGGGCGTAGGTGGTGTGGATGCCGATGAGGTGGTCGGGGAAACGCCCGCCGAGGATCGTGGTGATCACCCCTCCCCAGTCGCCGCCGAAGGCCGCGAAGCGATCGTAGCCGAGTCTGCGCATGAGCGTCACCCACGCCTCGGCGATTCGTTCCGTCGACCAGCCGGTGGTGCGCGGTCGGTCGCTGAAGCCGAAACCGGGAAGCGAGGGCACGACACAGTGGAACACCGGTGCGTCAGGGCTGGTCGGCTCAGCCAATTCGTCGACGATGTCGACGTATTCGGCGATGCTTCCCGGCCAGCCGTGAGTGAGGATCAACGGGGTTGCGTCCGCGCGTGGAGAGGGTCGGTGGAGGTAGTGGATTCCCAGGCCGTCGATGACGGTGCGGAACTGGCCGATCTCGTTGAGCCGAGTCTCGAAGTTTCGCCACGAATAGTCGGTTCGCCAATAGTCCACGAGGTCGACGAGATCGGTGAGCGGAACGCACTGATCCCAACGCCGGGGATGGGGGGACGGGCGGAAGACGGTCTCGGTTTCCGGGAGGCGGGCGGAGACCAGTCTGGCGCGGAGATCCTCGATTTCGGACTCCGCGATGTGTGCGTCGAATCGCTGTACGGAGTTCGGCGAAGGAGCATCGCCGGTCGGGTCAGTGGTGCGGGTGGGCTCGGGCATCAGGGTTCCTCCCCGTGATCGGTCAGAGTTGTGGGGTGAGTGTGGGCGTGCTCGGTCAGTTGGCGGTGTGAATGCGCACTCCGTGCTCGCTGGGGCAGAGGTGGGGTGCGAGTTCCCAGTCGGGCGTGTAGTCGCCGGTGAACTGCGGGCGAAACGGGATGGTCGGTGCAGTGAAGAGCTCGTCGAGGCGGTCGGTGAAACAGGTGCGGAGCGGCGTGATGTCGCCGATATGGTCAGCACTGGGAACGGCGAACGGTTCGAGGACGCTCATGCCCGTGTAGGCGAACGTCCCGTGGAGGAGGCCGAAGAGAAGCTCGTTGAGCTCACCGGACTTGCCGCGCGGACCGATGGCCAGTGGGCGGTCGCCGAGGGTGGTGATGACGAGGGCTCGCTTGCCGGTGAAGGGGCCCTGCTCGAAGCGGAGCCGTCGCCCCGTGGCCTCGTCGGTGCCGAAGGCGAATCCGCTGACGAAGACGCGATCGAACCAGCCCTTGAGGATCGCCGGCATGCCGTACCACCACAGGGGGAACTGAACGACGAGTGCGTCGGCCCGGCGCAGCTTCTCCTGCTCACGGACGATCGTGTCAGGTTGGGTGCCGGCGAGGTGCGCGGCGCGGGTGGCGGCGCTGATGCGGAACCGCTCCGATGAGTGGGTGCCGGCATCGTGCGGGCGCACCACGGGGTCCCAATTCATTGCGTAGAGGTCGGATTCGAGGACGGTGTGGCCGAGCGTGCGCAGATGCGCGATTCCGATCGTGCGCAGGCTGCCGTTGAGAGAACGAGGTTCGGGATGGGCACTCAGCCAGAGGACGGTGGACTCGGTGGCGTTGTTTTGCATGCCTCCATCGTGGATGTCTAGAGTACAAGCGTCTAGTACGGACATTTCTGTCCCTATGGAGGTGCATATGCGTCTGCCGGTCCGACGTGCGATGGAGGTGTGCCCGGTCGAGGTTGCGGTCTCGGCGGTCGGCGGCACCTGGAAGCTCACTGTCATCAAGCATCTGCTCGAGGGGACCCGTCGGTTCAATGAGCTCGGCCGGCTGATGCCGCTGGCGAACACCAAGACGCTCACCAGGCAGCTGCGCGAACTCGAAGAGGATGGCTTAGTGCTGCGCACCGTCTATCCGGAAGTGCCGCCGCGGGTCGAATATTCACTGACCGAACTGGGACGCAGCCTCGAGCCGATCGTGCTGGCGATGAATGAGTGGGGCAAGGAATTCGAACGCATTCACGCGGGCTGACGGTCGCCGGATCCGGTGATTGCCGGTCTGCCTCTGAGTGGGGCGTGCCTCAGGTGCTCGGCTCGTAGGCCGAGTAGGTGATGCCGCTCGGGAAGGCCTTCGAGTCGATGAGTTTGAGGCGGGGCGGTCTGGCCGAGTGCGCTCCATCGTGGAAGTATCCGCGTCCGCGACCCTGCCACACCGGGTAGGTGAACATCCGATACTCATCGACGAGACCCTTCGCGATGAGTTCGTGGGCCAGCGTGATGCTGCCGGTGACGATGACGTCACGTCCTGGTGCTTCCCGCAGATCGGTGACCGCGCGCATGGGGTCGGAGCTGATGATCTGCGTGTTCTGCCATCCCGGTTCGGTCAGCGTCGAGGACACGACGCGTTTGTCGACCTGATTGAGGTGGTCGGCAACCCCGGTGGTGTCGTCGGTGGCGTGAGGCCAATAGCCGCGGAAGTCCTCGAAGGTCTGCCGACCGAGCAGCAGCACGTCCTCGTTCGCGGACTGTCGCATGAGTTCGGCCGAGAGCTCCTCGTCCTGGGCTTGTGGGTCGAACCAGTCGTCGAGCATCTCGACACGACCGTCGAGAGTGATGTTCTGAGTGATGATGATGCGCACGGTCGGTCTCCTCGTTGAGTGACGTGGGTAGTCAACATTACTTGCCCGTGTCGACCGGCAACAAGGGTGCGAAGGCGGCACTCAGAGGGCGAGTGCGATTGAAGTATCGCGAGGTGAGCTTTATAGTCTCATTCGATGATCTCGACGGTTGTTGACTGTCCTTCGAATCGCGAGAGCTCTTCATCGCTCGCTTTGAAGGTACCCAAATGCAGGGTGTCGTCGGAGTATCCGATCCCGTCGGTGTTGTAGTAGAAGCCGATGTTGCCCCAAGGGACGAAGAAGATGAGGTCGCCGTCCTCGGGATCCGAACCCGGGCTTCCCTCGTAGTCGAGTTCGCGGGGAAGATCGGCAATTTTCTCCCGCCCGTTGAACTCTTCCAGTTCCAGCGTCATCGGCAGCATAGCGACGAAGTCGCGCGTCGCAGGACTGTCCTGGCCGATCGTGACGTCGACCGAAGCGCTCCCGGCGGTGAACCGAACGACGGTACCCTCGACGGCCTGCACTGATGATCCGGCATCGCCGGTCTCTCCGGCGCTGTGACTCGTCGACGTCGACGGCGTAACTGTGGCCCCGCCTTCTTCAGGCCCGTCCGTGCAACCGGCAAGCAGCCCGGTCGCAATAAGTATCGAGATCGTCGAGAGAAGCGTTCTACGCGACGTATTGGATGTCCACTTCACGAGCGCGGTCATTGGGCGGTGTGGCCGGCGTCGACGGGCAGAGGCGCTCCGGTGACAAACGCGGTTCTGCCGGTGAAATCATAGGTCAGTTCAGCCATGGTGGTACTCCTTCGGTAATCTTGCGGTGCGCAGATTGTCACGCGAGTCAGATGTACGGCAGTTCGATGCGGGTGCGCTTGGCGAAAGCCGCCAGCAGCCGGTCCTGGAACGGTTCGTCGTCCACGGCCGGATGCGGCTGCTCGATCCGCTGGTGATGCCAGTAGCGCCCGGAGACAAGCGCGTCTGCCTCTTGAGAGGTCGCGAGCCAGGTCTGGGTGACATGAGCGAGGGACAGGTCGTCGCTTGCAGATGGGCCGCCCATCTTCGTGGGCACCCAGCCCGGATCGACCGCGTGCGCGAGCACATCGGGCCAGCGCCGCGCAACGGCAGCCATGAACGCCGTGACAGCTAACTTGCTGTCGGAGTACGAGAAACCGGCACCGGTATCGCCGAGGTGGGAGAGATCGGTACGACCTCCGCGGTGCATGCTGCTGGAGAGGTAGATCAAACGGGCGGTGGGGATTCGCGCAGTGAGCACGTATGGGGCGAATACGTTGACCGGCACCAGTTCCGGGCCGGCAAGGACCCCTGCGTTGTGGATGACAGCGTCGAATCTGCCGATTCGGTGCACCTGCTCCGCGAGGCCGAGCACCTGGGCGTGGTCGGCGAGGTTGCCGACCACACCGGTCGCTCCACGGGTGATGAGATCGTCCGCGGTGGAAAGCCGCTGCAGGTTGCGAGCGTGAACGACGACGTGGTGTCCGTCCTCCAGCAGTGCCGCAGCGGTGGCTCGTCCGACGCCGTCGGTCGAGCCAGTTATCAGGACGCGAGCGATAGGTGTCTCCTCTCTGCCGTGGTCAGGCGAAGGCGCTGGCGTCGCCGACGAACGATCGGAACGCGCCTCGGTCGCGGTGCAGAGAGAAGATGCGCTCGGCCAGCGCATCAGGCTCGTGATCGGGCTCGCCGCCCCCGATGCCGCGAGGGATGATCAGCTGCGCGACGTGGATGCCCTCCGGGGCGAGGGCGTCGTGGAGCATCTGCCCGTAGGCTGATTCTCCGGCGAAGGCGATCGAGGTGCCGGTCACGTTCCCGTTCGGGGTGACCGCGCTGGATCCATTGATGAACAGGACAGTGCCGCGGCCAAGCTCGCGCAGGCCCGGCAGGACGTGCTGCACGGCGGTGACCGGCCCGTACACGGACTGCTCGAGCGGACCGACGAGGTCCTCAGCTGTCGTGTCCAGCACCGGTTTCATGAATTCTTTCGCCGGGACCGGACTGTACTGGAGGACCTCGATCGGACCCAGGTCGGCGGCAGCCGAGTCGAGTGCGGCTCGCAGCGCCTGCGGGCCTCGGACGTTGGCCGCGTACCCCCGTGCCGTGATCCCCTCTTCGGACAGCTCGTCGGCGAGCCGATCGACGTTGTCCTGAGTTCGGGAGACAAGGGCGACGGAGAATCCCTCGCGACCGAATCGGCGGGCCGTGGCCCGTCCGAGTCCGGGTCCGGCTCCGATGATTGCGATTGTGGTCATGAGAGGGTCCTTCCGTCGACGGGTCTTCAGCCCGATGTTGTCCGCAGTTCAACGGTATGCAGTCGACATCTAGTTAGGGAGTCTCTCTCAGTACCCCCCTTGTCAGGGACTCCCTCACCCGTGGAAAAGGTGTTGATATGGATCGTGGCCCAACCGCATTCTGCGTTCCCTGGGTCTCAGCATCTGTCTTCGGTCCGAAAGATCCACACCCAGCTATGCCAGAAATATCAAGTCCGTCCGCAGCAGCCCGGCTGCCACTGCTGATCTACGTCCTCGCCGCAGGGGTGTTCCTCATGGGCACCACCGAGTTCATTGTCGCCGGCATCCTCCCTGAAATCGCCGTAAGCATCGGCGTTCCCGTCGCAGACACCGGACTGATGATCACCGTGTTCGCCATCGGGATGATCGTCGGTACCCCTCTGATGGCGATCGCGACGCTGAAGATGCAGCGTCGTCTTGCGCTCTCCGTCTCCCTGGTGGTTTTCGCGATCGGCCACGCCGTCGTCGCGCTGAGCGACGCCTTCCCGCTCATCCTCGGCATGCGGTTCGTCACTGCGCTGGCCACCGGCGCATTCTGGGCCGTCGCCGCCGTCGTCGCTGCTCAAACAGTCGGACCGCGGCAGAGCTCCCGCGCGCTCGGCATCGTGCTCGGCGGTGGAATGCTCGCTAACGTCGTCGGCGTTCCGCTCGGTGCATTCGCCGGCCAGGCCATCGGCTGGCGTGGACCTTTCTGGGCGTTGGCCGTCCTCGCGCTGATTGCCGTTGTGCCGATCCTCAAACAGGTGCCACTTGAGTCCGACCACGCTTCGACACCGTCGGTGCGGCGGGAGATCGCCGGACTGGCCGACGTACGGATCTGGCTCGTCCTTGGCAGCGCGGCTATTGTCTGCGGCTCCTCGCTGGCCGCCTACAGCTTCATCTCCCCGCTGCTCACCGTGAACACCGGCATGGTCGCCTCCGCAGTGCCGCTGGTGCTGCTCGCCTACGGGCTCGGCGCTCTGATCGGCTCCAACCTCGGCGGACGCCTCGGCACCCACCGACCCTACGGCGTACTGTTCACTGCTGCTGCGGCTACCTTTCTGGTGCTGGTGGGCCTGGCGCTGTTCTCCCACTCACCGATCACGACCGTGGCGCTGATCTTCCTGCTCGGCCTGTTCGGCATGTCGACCAACCCGATCCTCATCGGCAAGGCCGTCGGCTATGCCGACCAGGCACCAACCCTGGCCTCGGCGCTGGCCACCTCATCGTTCAACGTCGGCACCGCCGTCGGTTCCTGGATCGCCGGGTTCGCCTTCGAATCTGCGCTCGGTGCGACCGGACCGGTCGCCGTGGGGGCAGTCATCGCAGCCCTCTACTTCCTGCCGCTCAGCATCCTGGTCGTCAAGGACCGCCGCACCGAGCAGGAAGTCGGCACAGTCGCGCGGTTGAGAACCGAGCCCGCGTCGGTGGACGGCTGAGGGACACAGCCGGAACATAGGGACGCCCAGGCCGTCTCAGCGGGGGTCCGGGCGTCGTCTTATTCTGCCAAGCTGCGAGGGCTCACCCGGCCGCGGCGAACGCAATCCGGGTTCCGTCGGGCAGCGCACGGAGCTGTTCGACCGGCAGATCTATGCGGCCGATCCGTACCAGCCCGGGCCAGCGGCCGGGACTGGCGTAGTAGAGGACCAATGATGATTCCGGTGCGTAGCAGCCGATCTCGCCCGGTTTCGGTTCGTCGGAACGCGGCACTGCGGAAACGTCCAGGGGGCGCGGCAGCCGAGACAACGTCTCGTGGTCATGGAAGTCGTCGAAGTCCGCCTCCATTGGAAGCAGCTCGGCGATCTGGTCGGCGACCGGGTTGTCGTACAGCTCGTCGGAGACCTGGTCGTCGCCGATGTTCAGGGTGATCTTCATGATTCCGGGGGCTCCTTGAAACCGGAGCCGTGGTGGCGCACGTCGTGGGCACTCCAGAGCTGGCGGAAGTCCTCGCTGCGGGTGGAAAGCTCTCTGGTTGGCCGGGCATGTCATAAGCATCCTTGTAGAAAGCCCGGCCGAGTGCGTTGGCCGCGACCTCGGTGCGGCGCAGCTCGTGCACCCGTCAGTTCTTGCCCGCAGGCAGGCCGACATCTTTCGGGCTGACCTTCGCCCGTCGAGAGGTCAGGAATTCGCGCACTTCCGCCCTGTGGTCCATGTAGCCCACGACAGGCCGAGACAGCCCCGACGAGCGAGACCTCCGCAGTACCCCCTTGACGTCGAGCCCAGCCGCTGCCGGTCCGGGCAGAATTCCCGACG
Protein-coding regions in this window:
- a CDS encoding cyclophilin-like fold protein, with protein sequence MKITLNIGDDQVSDELYDNPVADQIAELLPMEADFDDFHDHETLSRLPRPLDVSAVPRSDEPKPGEIGCYAPESSLVLYYASPGRWPGLVRIGRIDLPVEQLRALPDGTRIAFAAAG
- a CDS encoding SurA N-terminal domain-containing protein, whose amino-acid sequence is MNVRTNRWLLGLAMSVSVVALAACGSQDDEAKPKESSAAAEQSPGADSAQDQQGQQGKPNTKDIPEVVAEVNGKKITKDEFVPLFETQYQQMQMQAQQSGQPVDEKGLKKQTAENLVSTEVLVQEADKRKIDVTDKDIDKGLKESAKSGQMSEKDFLKAMKDQGMDEKKVRSELKNQLKIEGLIEDEYGEFEVTGEEIGQAYEQAKSQQEQMAAQGGQGQQEMPPIDEMRPQLKEQVKNQKSTEATQKYAKKLRKQADVTIHL
- a CDS encoding cyclophilin-like fold protein produces the protein MKWTSNTSRRTLLSTISILIATGLLAGCTDGPEEGGATVTPSTSTSHSAGETGDAGSSVQAVEGTVVRFTAGSASVDVTIGQDSPATRDFVAMLPMTLELEEFNGREKIADLPRELDYEGSPGSDPEDGDLIFFVPWGNIGFYYNTDGIGYSDDTLHLGTFKASDEELSRFEGQSTTVEIIE
- a CDS encoding NAD(P)H-dependent oxidoreductase, which translates into the protein MQNNATESTVLWLSAHPEPRSLNGSLRTIGIAHLRTLGHTVLESDLYAMNWDPVVRPHDAGTHSSERFRISAATRAAHLAGTQPDTIVREQEKLRRADALVVQFPLWWYGMPAILKGWFDRVFVSGFAFGTDEATGRRLRFEQGPFTGKRALVITTLGDRPLAIGPRGKSGELNELLFGLLHGTFAYTGMSVLEPFAVPSADHIGDITPLRTCFTDRLDELFTAPTIPFRPQFTGDYTPDWELAPHLCPSEHGVRIHTAN
- a CDS encoding dihydrofolate reductase family protein — protein: MRIIITQNITLDGRVEMLDDWFDPQAQDEELSAELMRQSANEDVLLLGRQTFEDFRGYWPHATDDTTGVADHLNQVDKRVVSSTLTEPGWQNTQIISSDPMRAVTDLREAPGRDVIVTGSITLAHELIAKGLVDEYRMFTYPVWQGRGRGYFHDGAHSARPPRLKLIDSKAFPSGITYSAYEPST
- a CDS encoding MFS transporter, which produces MPEISSPSAAARLPLLIYVLAAGVFLMGTTEFIVAGILPEIAVSIGVPVADTGLMITVFAIGMIVGTPLMAIATLKMQRRLALSVSLVVFAIGHAVVALSDAFPLILGMRFVTALATGAFWAVAAVVAAQTVGPRQSSRALGIVLGGGMLANVVGVPLGAFAGQAIGWRGPFWALAVLALIAVVPILKQVPLESDHASTPSVRREIAGLADVRIWLVLGSAAIVCGSSLAAYSFISPLLTVNTGMVASAVPLVLLAYGLGALIGSNLGGRLGTHRPYGVLFTAAAATFLVLVGLALFSHSPITTVALIFLLGLFGMSTNPILIGKAVGYADQAPTLASALATSSFNVGTAVGSWIAGFAFESALGATGPVAVGAVIAALYFLPLSILVVKDRRTEQEVGTVARLRTEPASVDG
- a CDS encoding SDR family NAD(P)-dependent oxidoreductase, with the protein product MTTIAIIGAGPGLGRATARRFGREGFSVALVSRTQDNVDRLADELSEEGITARGYAANVRGPQALRAALDSAAADLGPIEVLQYSPVPAKEFMKPVLDTTAEDLVGPLEQSVYGPVTAVQHVLPGLRELGRGTVLFINGSSAVTPNGNVTGTSIAFAGESAYGQMLHDALAPEGIHVAQLIIPRGIGGGEPDHEPDALAERIFSLHRDRGAFRSFVGDASAFA
- a CDS encoding epoxide hydrolase — translated: MPEPTRTTDPTGDAPSPNSVQRFDAHIAESEIEDLRARLVSARLPETETVFRPSPHPRRWDQCVPLTDLVDLVDYWRTDYSWRNFETRLNEIGQFRTVIDGLGIHYLHRPSPRADATPLILTHGWPGSIAEYVDIVDELAEPTSPDAPVFHCVVPSLPGFGFSDRPRTTGWSTERIAEAWVTLMRRLGYDRFAAFGGDWGGVITTILGGRFPDHLIGIHTTYAPGIPGASLNELTAGERAWALDAEDFWTHRAAYAHQQATRPQTIGYSLVDSPVGQLAWILDKFAEWTDTRDSPFETIDRDRLLDNVSLYWLTRTGASSARIYFESHDSLDPDLRVDVPTAITMYPCDIEKYPRVLSQERYRRIVRWQAARKGGHFPSLEAPDDFVTDLRAGLTAILTRCRT
- a CDS encoding SDR family NAD(P)-dependent oxidoreductase; the encoded protein is MRWPSASSLCTATEARSDRSSATPAPSPDHGREETPIARVLITGSTDGVGRATAAALLEDGHHVVVHARNLQRLSTADDLITRGATGVVGNLADHAQVLGLAEQVHRIGRFDAVIHNAGVLAGPELVPVNVFAPYVLTARIPTARLIYLSSSMHRGGRTDLSHLGDTGAGFSYSDSKLAVTAFMAAVARRWPDVLAHAVDPGWVPTKMGGPSASDDLSLAHVTQTWLATSQEADALVSGRYWHHQRIEQPHPAVDDEPFQDRLLAAFAKRTRIELPYI
- a CDS encoding helix-turn-helix domain-containing protein, yielding MRLPVRRAMEVCPVEVAVSAVGGTWKLTVIKHLLEGTRRFNELGRLMPLANTKTLTRQLRELEEDGLVLRTVYPEVPPRVEYSLTELGRSLEPIVLAMNEWGKEFERIHAG
- a CDS encoding VOC family protein, giving the protein MESTFRGVFLTCTDAEATAAFYREIAGLPLTTAGDEEYAYFVVEAGGVQLALHSAEAFADYAFPPVAESNLTHLYFRIPDQAEFLTRIRHAGTPLVAVDDVVVTVEDPDGRKVMFGTA